A stretch of Coccidioides posadasii str. Silveira chromosome 2, complete sequence DNA encodes these proteins:
- a CDS encoding uncharacterized protein (EggNog:ENOG410PIBR~COG:S~BUSCO:9462at33183), translating to MSPIRCASFPFPRSYNSILRFTAPSSARLSSSTATSAASASTVASRFLAKCQSIGPQTRTQLLDANQLQLFSLTLNRNNLYSNTPALSNAAPPPVGTPVPPGYHLIYFTPAFLESELGVDGTDVSYNPDAPFTRRMWAGGEVHWPRTAEGKLNLLRVGQEVQETTRCLSAEPKVIKKTGEEMIVVGVEKVFKNEHGVALIDKRNWVFREALKVPTPSEPRLSPPLPLTSKPPPPPKPSSPTARIHARNLRQTPESLFRMSALTFNGHKIHYSLPWAREVEGHKGLVVHGPLNLISILNLWRDVREQSGGDPQEIVPDSISYRATNPLYAGEEYQIVLEEDGKSTKANIYNPDGVICMKADILG from the exons ATGAGCCCGATCAGATGTGCCTCCTTTCCCTTCCCGCGGTCCTATAATTCCATTCTCAGATTCACAGCACCATCTTCTGCGCGGCTTTCATCATCAACAGCTACCTCAGCCGCTTCAGCATCCACAGTCGCAAGCAGATTTCTAGCAAAATGCCAGTCTATCGGCCCTCAGACTCGTACTCAGCTCCTCGACGCTAACCAGCTCCAGCTCTTCTCGCTGACCCTCAATCGAAATAATCTATACTCCAACACCCCGGCACTCTCCAATGCTGCGCCACCCCCGGTAGGAACACCGGTTCCACCGGGATATCATCTTATTTACTTTACTCCTGCATTTCTGGAGAGTGAGCTGGGGGTTGATGGGACCGATGTGTCGTATAACCCTGACGCGCCATTTACTCGGCGGATGTGGGCTGGTGGGGAAGTTCATTGGCCACGGACGGCAGAGGGCAAGTTGAATTTATTAAGAGTTGGACAAGAAGTACAGGAAACGACGAGATGCTTGAGTGCCGAACCAAAGGTAATCAAGAAGACCGGCGAGGAGATGATTGTTGTTGGCGTGGAGAAAGTGTTCAAGAACGAGCATGGCGTTGCGCTCATCGACAAGCG GAATTGGGTATTTCGAGAAGCGCTCAAGGTTCCAACCCCCTCGGAACCGCGCTTGTCACCTCCGCTTCCATTGACGTCAAAACCTCCTCCGCCGCCAAAACCGTCTTCCCCAACCGCCAGAATACACGCCCGGAATCTTCGCCAGACTCCTGAAAGCTTATTCCGAATGTCTGCCCTGACGTTTAACGGGCATAAAATCCACTACTCACTGCCATGGGCCCGCGAAGTCGAGGGGCATAAGGGCCTTGTCGTTCATGGCCCGCTAAATCTGATTTCGATCTTGAACCTCTGGCGGGACGTGCGTGAGCAGAGTGGTGGTGATCCGCAAGAGATCGTCCCTGACAGCATTAGCTACCGGGCCACTAACCCGCTATATGCTGGAGAGGAGTATCAAATTGTTCTCGAGGAGGATGGGAAATCAACCAAGGCGAATATATATAATCCCGATGGAGTCATTTGCATGAAAGCGGATATATTAGGATAA
- the JIP5 gene encoding WD repeat-containing protein jip5 (EggNog:ENOG410PGDQ~COG:S~BUSCO:8881at33183) — MFDTVCSLPLSSDLFSQAIHPTEPLVSVGLSSGHVQTFHLPAPSENGKAGYGHIDTVWRTRRHKGSCRCVGFGIDGETLYSAGTDGWVKAARTETGRVEWKFAVPRIGDKSGFQVDSPSLIHALSPQTLLLATDSGALHLFDLRDRSTEVSARPQQTHHPHDDYVSSLTPLPPSETSTSGYSKQWITTGGTTIAVTDLRRGILVRSEDQGEELISSSYVTGLKAGGTSKGEKLVVGGASGVLTLWEKGAWDDQDERIIVDRSLDGGESLEVIANVPDELGKGKVVAVGQSDGRVQFVQLGPNKVISELSHDDLEGVVGLGFDVQGRMISGGGTVVKVWHEAISDEEGNDDESDEEDIENGEGLGKKRKGGNGSSDEEEDSDDDMAGKDKGKRKKRKRGKGKDRSGGVHVMAFKGLD, encoded by the exons ATGTTCGACACGGTTTGCAGCCTCCCTCTGAGCTCCGATCTCTTCTCGCAAGCCATCCACCCTACAGAACCTCTCGTCTCTGTCGGCCTTTCATCCGGCCATGTCCAGACCTTTCATCTACCCGCTCCATCTGAGAATGGGAAAGCGGGATACGGACACATTGACACGGTATGGCGTACCAGGCGCCATAAGGGTAGTTGTAGGTGTGTAGGATTTGGGATTGACGGGGAGACACTGTATTCTGCCGGCACGGATGGGTGGGTTAAGGCTGCGAGGACGGAGACTGGAAGGGTAGAGTGGAAATTTGCCGTACCGAGAATTGGAGACAA GTCCGGTTTCCAGGTTGATAGCCCTTCCTTAATCCACGCGCTCTCACCACAGACCTTACTTCTCGCTACGGATTCAGGGGCCTTACATCTCTTTGATCTCCGCGACCGCTCCACTGAGGTATCCGCGAGACCTCAGCAAACCCACCACCCACACGATGATTATGTGTCTTCTCTAACGCCCTTACCACCTTCAGAGACGAGTACTTCTGGTTACAGCAAGCAATGGATTACTACAGGCGGCACAACGATCGCCGTTACTGACTTGCGCAGAGGAATTTTGGTACGGAGTGAAGATCAGGGCGAAGAGCTGATCAGCTCAAGCTATGTGACTGGCCTCAAGGCGGGAGGCACCAGCAAGGGAGAAAAGCTCGTTGTTGGTGGGGCTAGTGGTGTTTTAACACTTTGGGAAAAAGGTGCTTGGGACGATCAAGATGAGCGCATCATCGTCGACCGTTCCCTCGATGGCGGAGAGAGCTTGGAAGTCATTGCAAACGTGCCAGATGAACTCGGTAAAGGAAAGGTGGTCGCTGTCGGACAGAGTGATGGGCGCGTGCAATTTGTACAATTGGGCCCCAACAAGGTGATTTCGGAGTTGTCCCACGATGATCTTGAGGGCGTCGTTGGCCTTGGTTTTGATGTGCAGGGTCGCATGATCAGCGGCGGTGGCACTGTTGTCAAGGTATGGCATGAAGCGATCAGCGATGAGGAGGGAAATGATGATGAATCAGACGAGGAAGACATCGAGAACGGAGAAGGACTTGGAAAGAAGCGGAAAGGGGGTAATGGTAGCAGcgacgaggaagaggatAGCGACGACGACATGGCAGGGAAGGACAAAGGTAAacggaagaaaagaaaaagaggaaagggaaaagacAGGTCTGGAGGCGTGCACGTCATGGCCTTCAAGGGCTTGGATTAG
- a CDS encoding uncharacterized protein (EggNog:ENOG410PM6E~COG:C), with protein MIRVLFRPFPVKVGYQSYALRQRRSLATMDAFEYNANPARVIFGFGTIKQLPDEIARLNLSSPLLLSTPQQVQQADDLKDLLKGNVAGVFTEATMHTPTHVTEKALEYAKAQNADSVISIGGGSTIGLGKAISIRTGLPHICIPTTYAGSEMTPILGETADGVKKTRSDPKILPGTVIYDVDFTMSLPVGMSATSGVNAIAHAVEALYARNGNPIIRLLALEGVRSLATALPEIVKNPSSRDARSLALYGAWLCGTCLGSVGMSIHHKLCHTLGGSFDLPHAETHTAVLPHAISYNAPSIPEAMKALADALPESNGDAIRGLNVLLTKLQVKRALKDFGMKEEDIDKGADIAVSNPYWNPREIQREPIRELIRRVWAGEEARANL; from the exons ATGATCCGAGTATTATTTCGCCCTTTCCCAGTCAAAGTTGGTTATCAGAGCTACGCTTTACGGCAGAGGAGATCACTAGCAACTATGGATGCATTCGAATACAACGCCAACCCGGCACGGGTCATCTTTGGATTTGGGACCATCAAGCAACTCCCCGACGAGATCGCACGCCTCAATCTCTCCTCCCCGCTTCTACTATCCACCCCGCAGCAGGTTCAGCAAGCCGATGACTTGAAGGATCTCCTGAAGGGCAATGTGGCCGGTGTCTTCACCGAAGCTACGATGCACACACCCACACACGTTACAGAAAAGGCTCTTGAATACGCAAAAGCGCAGAATGCCGACAGCGTCATTTCTATCGGCGGTGGAAGCACCATTGGGTTAGGAAAGGCCATCAGCATCCGCACCGGTCTGCCGCATATTTGCATTCCGACAACCTATGCGGGAAGCGAGATGACGCCAATCTTGGGCGAGACAGCAGATGGTGTGAAGAAGACGAGAAGCGACCCTAAGATCCTGCCTGGAACCGTCATCTACGATGTGGATTTCACGATGTCACTCCCAGTCGGAATGAGTGCGACAAGTGGTGTCAACGCCATTGCACACGCTG TCGAAGCTCTCTATGCCCGTAACGGGAACCCAATTATCCGCCTCCTCGCCCTTGAAGGCGTTCGCAGCCTTGCGACCGCCCTGCCAGAGATTGTCAAAAACCCATCTTCCCGAGATGCCCGCTCCCTTGCCCTCTATGGCGCCTGGCTCTGTGGAACATGCCTCGGTAGCGTGGGCATGTCTATCCACCATAAACTGTGCCACACTCTTGGAGGCAGCTTCGACCTTCCCCACGCCGAAACTCACACTGCCGTCCTCCCCCACGCGATCTCATATAACGCTCCATCCATTCCAGAGGCGATGAAAGCCCTGGCTGATGCTCTACCTGAAAGCAACGGCGATGCTATTCGGGGCTTAAACGTGCTCTTAACCAAATTGCAAGTGAAGAGGGCCCTGAAGGACTTTGGAATGAAGGAGGAGGATATTGATAAAGGGGCCGATATTGCTGTGAGCAACCCGTACTGGAATCCTCGAGAGATCCAGAGGGAGCCGATTCGGGAGTTGATTAGACGTGTCTGGGCCGGTGAAGAAGCCCGGGCGAATCTGTAA